The bacterium DNA window AAGAAGTCGTACAGGAGGAAGGCGGCCCCGCTGCCGGCGACGGCGGGACCGCGGCCCCAGCGAGCTCCGAGCCACAGCACGAACAGCAGGTAGAACGCGGACAGGCCGGGGATGGCGGCGCGGGAGGTGATGAGGCCGAGGACGGCCGTGATCGCCAGGGCTCCCCCGATCGCGATCGAATAGGGCCCCAGGCGCCTCATCATGGGGCTGAGAATACGAGCCGGCGCACCCCCCCTCCGGTGCGCGGTGTCAGCTCGCGCCGGCAACGGCCAGCTCGCTCGCTCGGTTCGCGTAGCCGGGATGCGTAGGGTGCGCGACCCGGTACCACGCCAGCGTCTCGGCGAGGGCGTCCTCCAAGGCCGACGGTTCGAAGCCCAGCTCGGCCCGCGCCCGATCCAGCACGCAGCCGCCGGGGCGGCGCGGATCGGGACCGTACGGGCTCGCCCCCTCGGGCAACTCAGCGAACGGCATCGGATGGATGCGGGCCGGCACGCCCATGGCGCGCGCCATGCCTTCGATGAGGTCGCGCAAGCTCACCCCTTCGAAGGCGGCGTTGTAGGCCCTGCGCGCCGTGTCCTTGCGCAGGTCACACGCCAGCGCGCAAGCGAAGCCGATGTCCTTGACCCAGGACAGGTTGGCCGGCCGCTCGTAAGACTCGGCCGGGACCAGCAGCGGACCGCCGTCCGCGACGCGCTGCATATAGGCCGCGATCCGGAGCGTGTGGTCGGCGGGTCCAATGACCGCCGGCGGCCGGACCACAGTCCACGGGAGATCCCGAGTGCGAGCCAGGACCGTTTCGCACCACCGCTTGCCGTCGAGGCAATCCAGGACGTCCGGAGGCTCGCCCTCGAGCGGCACGAAGTCGTCCTCACGCGCCGGCCGGCCGTCAAGATCCGGGTACACGGTGGTCGAGACGAACACGTACCGGTCGCCCCTGAAGATGCGGGCGACCGCCTCCACCTCGCCTGGCTGGTAGCAGGCGAGGTCGAGCAGCACATCGGGTTCGACCGTCGCCAGGGCGCGCCGAAGCTGCTCTTCGTCGGTCCGGTCGAAGGCGATGTAGCTGGTGAAGGTGCCGTAGGGTCGCTCCTTCCGTCCCGCGGCGATCGTCTCCACCCCACGCCGCATCAGCTCCTTGCACGCGGCGGCCCCGATGAAACCCGCCCCGCCCAGGACGAGGGCGCGAGTCATGTACCTACAGGTCGCGGGCGGCGAAGTCGATGTCGAGCCCATCGACACGAGCGAGCCGTCTCGCCATCTCACGCGCCATGGCCACGGAGCGATGCCTTCCCCCCGTGCAGCCGAACGCGACCACGAGCTGCGAGCGGCCGTGCTCGCGGTAGCGCGGGATCGCGGCGCGAAGGGTCGTCTCGAGATTGTCGAGCAGCTCTTGGGCCGCGGGTTGGCTGACGACGTAGTCGCGGACTCGCGGGTCGCGGCCGTCGAGCGGCCGGAGCTCCTCCACCCAGTACGGGTTGTCGAGCAGCCGGACGTCCACGACCCACGAGGCGCCGTCGGGGAGGCCGTTCTTGTAGCCGAACGCCAGGCAGGTGATCAA harbors:
- a CDS encoding NAD-dependent epimerase/dehydratase family protein — encoded protein: MSMGSTSTSPPATCRYMTRALVLGGAGFIGAAACKELMRRGVETIAAGRKERPYGTFTSYIAFDRTDEEQLRRALATVEPDVLLDLACYQPGEVEAVARIFRGDRYVFVSTTVYPDLDGRPAREDDFVPLEGEPPDVLDCLDGKRWCETVLARTRDLPWTVVRPPAVIGPADHTLRIAAYMQRVADGGPLLVPAESYERPANLSWVKDIGFACALACDLRKDTARRAYNAAFEGVSLRDLIEGMARAMGVPARIHPMPFAELPEGASPYGPDPRRPGGCVLDRARAELGFEPSALEDALAETLAWYRVAHPTHPGYANRASELAVAGAS